The Nitrospira tepida genome includes a window with the following:
- a CDS encoding sigma-54-dependent transcriptional regulator — translation MENTGKILIVDDEADALDNCRRILSRLGHDCLTEQDPVRAVQRIQIERPELVLTDLCMPGLDGLGVLSEAKRVDPTIKVVLLTAYATVQTAVASMRHGALDYILKPYSSKDLEEVAKRAFGGTEPNGGGVLAQVGGGRLQRTRSGETPALAQILGRSKAILTLLELIRKVADTEASLLIYGESGTGKELVARAIHAHSRRAAHSFVPVDCAALPDTLLESELFGHEKGAFTGAHAAKPGLFEVANGGTVFLDEVSGMSQTLQARLLRVLQERHVRRVGGTRYSDIDVRVIAASNRNLEDACRNGTFREDLYYRLNVIPIVLPPLREREGDVEFLARAFLRRFMDKKANSFGDTATFDPMALSSLNAYTWPGNVRELQNVIERAAALADGPVIRLEHLPERARLIGLKELPDHEVPRYKEAKQEVVRSFERTYLLDLLKRHDWHMGHAAQEAGVDRKTIERMVKRHGLTES, via the coding sequence ATGGAGAACACAGGCAAGATATTGATCGTCGATGACGAAGCGGATGCGCTGGACAACTGCCGTCGCATCCTGAGCCGCTTAGGGCATGACTGTCTGACGGAGCAGGATCCGGTTCGCGCCGTACAGAGGATTCAAATCGAGCGACCGGAACTGGTCCTGACCGACCTGTGCATGCCGGGGTTGGACGGTCTCGGGGTGCTCAGCGAGGCCAAGCGGGTCGACCCCACGATCAAGGTGGTGTTGCTGACGGCCTATGCGACCGTCCAGACTGCGGTGGCCTCCATGCGGCATGGGGCGCTCGATTACATTCTGAAACCCTATTCCAGCAAAGATCTCGAGGAGGTGGCGAAACGGGCTTTCGGAGGAACTGAACCCAATGGGGGCGGCGTCCTGGCGCAGGTCGGCGGCGGTCGATTGCAACGGACCAGGTCGGGAGAGACGCCCGCGCTTGCACAGATCCTTGGACGGAGCAAAGCGATCCTGACACTGTTGGAGCTGATCCGGAAAGTGGCCGATACGGAAGCCAGCCTGCTGATCTACGGCGAGAGCGGGACCGGCAAGGAGTTGGTCGCGCGTGCGATTCATGCGCACAGCCGCCGGGCGGCCCATTCGTTCGTGCCGGTGGATTGCGCCGCTCTGCCCGACACCCTCCTGGAATCGGAGTTGTTCGGACATGAAAAGGGGGCCTTTACGGGGGCCCATGCGGCCAAGCCGGGACTGTTTGAAGTGGCGAACGGCGGGACGGTCTTTCTGGATGAAGTCAGCGGGATGAGCCAGACCCTCCAGGCTCGGCTCCTCCGCGTGTTGCAGGAGCGGCATGTACGCCGTGTCGGCGGGACACGCTATAGCGATATCGACGTCCGGGTGATTGCGGCCTCGAACAGGAATCTTGAGGACGCGTGCCGAAACGGCACCTTTCGTGAAGACCTGTATTACCGATTGAACGTCATTCCGATCGTGCTGCCGCCGTTGCGGGAACGGGAGGGTGATGTGGAGTTCCTGGCGCGGGCCTTCTTGCGACGCTTCATGGACAAGAAAGCGAACAGCTTTGGAGATACGGCAACCTTCGATCCGATGGCTCTTTCTTCCTTAAACGCCTACACCTGGCCCGGCAATGTACGGGAGCTTCAGAACGTGATCGAGCGGGCGGCGGCGCTGGCGGATGGCCCCGTGATCCGCCTGGAGCATCTGCCGGAACGCGCCCGGCTGATCGGCTTGAAAGAGCTGCCCGATCACGAGGTCCCTCGATACAAAGAGGCCAAACAGGAGGTGGTGCGCTCATTCGAGCGGACGTACCTGCTCGATCTCCTCAAGCGCCACGACTGGCATATGGGGCACGCGGCCCAAGAGGCGGGGGTGGATCGGAAGACCATCGAGCGCATGGTCAAGCGCCACGGTCTCACGGAATCGTGA
- a CDS encoding multicopper oxidase domain-containing protein, whose protein sequence is MIWSLIRHHQVLATILCGAVLAWVGDEAAAQHAAHQGATEPSSGAAWAERLKGQTIVEDAMEGRPERTAMVERQHQRIMQQMEQDAEAQRTGGFYHNVNMMHQYGAGNQDVLLMSNPGVEPVSTQGGRCPAAAPVRQYDISAINVEITLNMWLDFYPGYMYVLTEDIDKVREEERRNREAREKDGHDPGAVRNGLQSQWIQPLVIRGNQGDCVKITLRNQLEGNEEVSLNVHGSSMVVASTGQPATTTNPDSIAAPGKAVELEWYIPPTQQEGGRQFHSYSNDRELTVMGLFGSFVIEPKGSEYLDPLGTGEPEPMRSGWQAIIKNGAGPDFREFVLIYHEVGDEAFRPLNKKGDFLPQRDPLTDVYRPVARALNYRSEPFGLDNMQAQHEYFGFEDESMAYSAYTFGDPATTIPRSYLGDPAKFRLVHGGSEVFHSHHPHGGSIRWPRSPRAIDEMPLWHAAKNGPVKYPVIRTKSDRVDVEVIGPSETMDLETECGSGLCQQLAGDFLFHCHVAHHYIAGMWGYWRVYNTLQQGAHHNDTMPALRELPDRAGRLKPGVTSDELIGKTVDWFGKQFRIIEKGKTDWNADPALVTIKDWVEMQLPPQGKPGHKDDELGQTLSYDATVLDWVWQGRRAMTERENTVPNPRYQSAHPGERLPILFETATGKIAWPHLKPHFGRRVPFSQNHNPSPWLDMIHLDDDGLPSSYPAKPGENGRWSMCPDNAGSKKYNVHFIQTPMTLADKQGDTPAIVDKDGLIYVLHEEEAQVRKSDIKYPLVVRANIYDCIDWMLTSEWEDDDHINFHASKINTHWHFLQFDNQSSDGVITGFSYEQSVRPFTMLEKKVNKGLPLPMNTVFTKPAKKGDRVLTVKNAAQYHPNVEILIGADNVDGNEVGRIKSIKGNQITLYRPLKHAHPANDIVTVEFVRQRFWVDSDVGTVFWHDHALGRVTWPHGGFGTIIIEPVGSTYHDPKTGKPIRSGPLADIRTAEPVGYGVNGSFRELMVQLNDTVPHTVNIVTEGNPPGQPIEVALEAGKTVSFVMPETIPMSPMAFLNGGTHTTGGGLNFKAEPIASRLAANPDPSKLFSSAVHGDPYTPMVRAYLGDTVVFRLLQTMANETMVWTLSGHTYLTERYAGDANRKNSIHIGIAERYDLVVPQAGGPRLQPGDYIHFNGRASKFSEGAWGIMRVLDKEIPDLQKLPAGYSRRNDIPKPLAVCPAEAPVKSFNVVAMDYPSLKLNPKAPDAIEVDFERTIHMVNPNAKIYALEDEVSTVAAGLQPMPLTLRANVGDCLKVKLTNRMKEGRASFSAIGLAFDPKDSLGANVGGNPGEQTVAPGESRIYTYYADPFLGETASLVWDWGNVMTHPRNGLYGAVIIGPKGAAYRDPKTGADLSGKNSWVADVIVDRTIPGHEHRVNYRDVALFFQDEDNIIGTSFMPYVQNTAGLTAVNYRAEPYKFREETGCTLGKVFQPCVVEKPEDPATPIIEAHAGDPVRIHVFGASNEQNGMFGVERHEWPIEPFMRGADMISVVEFSGSEALDAFIPSAGGPFRMPGDYVWSNQRLPYSQSGQWGYLRVLSPGDQRLLPLSDGRPTIKQAATEPSIQTTAVSGSRN, encoded by the coding sequence ATGATCTGGAGCTTGATCCGACATCATCAGGTACTTGCCACGATCCTGTGCGGCGCGGTCCTCGCCTGGGTCGGGGACGAGGCGGCCGCCCAGCATGCGGCGCATCAAGGGGCCACGGAGCCTTCATCAGGGGCGGCCTGGGCCGAGCGCCTCAAGGGGCAAACCATCGTTGAGGATGCGATGGAGGGTCGTCCGGAGCGCACGGCGATGGTGGAACGCCAGCATCAGCGCATCATGCAGCAAATGGAGCAGGATGCCGAGGCCCAACGCACCGGCGGCTTCTACCACAACGTGAACATGATGCACCAATACGGGGCCGGCAATCAGGATGTGCTGCTGATGTCGAATCCCGGCGTGGAGCCGGTCTCCACCCAGGGTGGACGCTGCCCGGCGGCGGCTCCGGTCCGGCAGTACGACATTTCGGCCATCAACGTTGAAATCACGCTCAACATGTGGCTCGACTTTTATCCCGGCTACATGTACGTGCTGACCGAGGACATCGACAAGGTGCGGGAAGAGGAAAGGAGGAATCGGGAAGCCCGTGAGAAGGACGGGCATGATCCCGGCGCCGTGAGGAACGGCTTGCAGAGCCAATGGATCCAGCCCCTGGTCATCCGCGGCAATCAGGGTGATTGCGTGAAGATCACGCTGCGCAATCAACTGGAGGGGAATGAGGAGGTCAGTCTCAACGTTCACGGTTCCAGCATGGTCGTGGCGTCGACGGGTCAGCCCGCAACCACGACGAATCCGGATAGCATCGCGGCCCCGGGCAAGGCCGTGGAGCTGGAGTGGTACATCCCGCCGACTCAGCAAGAGGGCGGACGGCAATTCCACTCCTACAGCAACGATCGGGAATTGACGGTCATGGGCCTGTTCGGCTCGTTCGTGATTGAGCCGAAGGGGTCCGAATACCTTGATCCGCTGGGAACCGGCGAGCCCGAGCCGATGAGAAGCGGGTGGCAGGCGATCATCAAGAACGGGGCGGGGCCGGATTTTCGAGAGTTCGTGCTGATCTATCACGAAGTCGGGGATGAAGCGTTCAGGCCCCTGAACAAGAAGGGCGATTTCCTCCCGCAGCGCGATCCCTTGACCGACGTCTATCGGCCGGTCGCCCGTGCGCTGAACTACCGGAGCGAACCCTTCGGCCTCGATAACATGCAGGCGCAGCACGAATACTTCGGCTTTGAAGACGAGTCGATGGCTTACAGCGCCTATACCTTCGGAGACCCCGCCACCACGATTCCGCGGAGCTACTTAGGCGATCCGGCCAAATTCCGCCTGGTGCACGGCGGATCCGAGGTCTTTCATTCCCACCATCCTCACGGCGGCTCCATCCGCTGGCCGCGAAGCCCCCGCGCGATCGATGAAATGCCGCTCTGGCATGCGGCCAAGAACGGACCGGTCAAATATCCCGTGATCCGGACCAAGTCCGATCGCGTGGACGTCGAGGTCATCGGACCGTCCGAGACCATGGATCTGGAAACCGAATGCGGCTCCGGCCTCTGCCAGCAGTTGGCCGGCGATTTTTTGTTTCATTGCCATGTCGCGCATCACTATATCGCGGGCATGTGGGGATACTGGCGCGTGTACAACACGCTCCAGCAAGGCGCACACCACAACGACACCATGCCCGCGCTCCGCGAGTTGCCCGATCGTGCCGGCCGCCTGAAGCCCGGCGTGACCTCGGACGAGCTGATAGGCAAGACGGTCGATTGGTTCGGCAAGCAGTTCCGGATCATTGAGAAGGGCAAGACCGATTGGAACGCGGACCCGGCCCTGGTCACGATCAAAGATTGGGTGGAAATGCAGTTGCCCCCACAGGGCAAGCCGGGTCATAAAGACGATGAACTTGGGCAAACCCTCTCGTACGACGCGACGGTCTTGGATTGGGTCTGGCAGGGCCGTCGCGCCATGACGGAACGGGAAAACACCGTCCCGAATCCCCGCTACCAATCGGCGCATCCGGGCGAGCGGCTGCCGATCCTGTTTGAGACGGCCACGGGGAAGATCGCATGGCCTCATCTGAAACCTCATTTTGGGAGACGGGTGCCGTTTTCCCAGAACCATAACCCGTCCCCGTGGCTGGACATGATCCATCTCGATGACGATGGGCTGCCCAGTTCCTACCCTGCGAAACCCGGCGAGAACGGCCGCTGGAGCATGTGTCCGGACAACGCCGGATCGAAGAAGTACAACGTGCACTTCATCCAGACGCCGATGACGCTGGCGGATAAACAAGGCGACACACCGGCCATCGTGGATAAGGACGGGCTGATCTACGTGCTGCACGAGGAGGAAGCCCAGGTCCGCAAGAGCGACATCAAATATCCGCTGGTCGTGCGCGCCAATATCTACGATTGCATCGACTGGATGCTCACCAGCGAATGGGAAGACGACGATCACATCAACTTCCATGCGTCCAAGATCAATACGCACTGGCATTTCTTGCAGTTCGACAATCAATCCTCCGACGGCGTCATTACCGGCTTCTCCTACGAGCAATCCGTGCGCCCCTTCACGATGCTCGAGAAGAAGGTCAACAAGGGCCTGCCGTTGCCGATGAACACGGTCTTTACCAAGCCGGCCAAGAAAGGCGACCGGGTCCTGACGGTCAAAAATGCCGCGCAATACCATCCCAACGTGGAGATTCTGATCGGGGCAGACAACGTCGACGGCAACGAGGTCGGCCGCATCAAATCCATCAAAGGGAATCAGATCACGCTCTACCGGCCGCTCAAGCACGCGCACCCGGCCAACGATATCGTGACCGTGGAATTCGTCCGGCAACGGTTTTGGGTAGATTCGGACGTGGGGACGGTGTTCTGGCACGACCATGCCTTGGGGCGGGTCACCTGGCCGCATGGCGGCTTCGGCACCATCATCATTGAGCCGGTCGGCTCAACCTACCATGATCCCAAGACCGGCAAACCCATCCGCAGCGGACCGCTCGCCGACATCCGGACGGCCGAGCCGGTCGGCTATGGAGTCAATGGAAGCTTCCGGGAGCTGATGGTGCAGTTGAACGACACCGTCCCCCATACGGTGAACATCGTCACCGAAGGCAACCCGCCGGGACAGCCCATCGAGGTGGCGTTAGAAGCCGGCAAGACCGTGTCTTTTGTCATGCCGGAAACCATTCCCATGTCGCCGATGGCGTTTCTCAACGGTGGCACCCATACGACGGGCGGCGGCCTGAACTTCAAGGCGGAACCGATCGCGAGCCGCTTGGCGGCGAATCCTGATCCGTCGAAGCTCTTCAGCAGCGCGGTCCATGGGGACCCCTATACGCCGATGGTGCGCGCCTACCTGGGAGACACGGTGGTGTTCCGGCTGCTCCAGACCATGGCGAATGAGACGATGGTCTGGACCCTCTCCGGCCATACCTATCTCACCGAGCGGTACGCGGGAGATGCCAACCGGAAAAATTCCATCCATATCGGCATCGCCGAACGGTACGACCTGGTCGTGCCGCAAGCCGGCGGCCCGCGGCTCCAGCCGGGCGACTACATCCACTTCAACGGCCGCGCGTCCAAGTTTTCCGAGGGCGCCTGGGGCATCATGCGGGTCCTGGACAAAGAGATTCCGGACCTGCAAAAGCTGCCTGCGGGCTATAGCCGGCGCAACGACATTCCGAAGCCGCTGGCCGTCTGTCCGGCAGAGGCGCCGGTGAAGAGTTTCAACGTCGTGGCGATGGACTACCCCTCGCTGAAGTTGAATCCCAAAGCGCCGGATGCCATCGAGGTCGATTTTGAACGGACGATCCACATGGTCAACCCGAACGCGAAGATTTATGCGCTCGAGGACGAGGTCTCGACGGTCGCGGCGGGCCTCCAGCCGATGCCGCTGACCTTGCGGGCCAATGTGGGGGATTGTCTCAAGGTGAAGCTGACGAACCGGATGAAGGAGGGGCGGGCCTCCTTCTCGGCGATCGGCTTGGCGTTCGATCCCAAGGATTCGCTTGGGGCGAACGTCGGCGGGAACCCCGGCGAGCAGACGGTTGCGCCGGGAGAGAGCCGGATCTATACCTATTATGCGGATCCCTTCCTCGGCGAGACCGCCTCATTGGTCTGGGACTGGGGCAACGTGATGACCCATCCCCGAAATGGGCTGTACGGGGCCGTCATTATAGGGCCAAAGGGCGCGGCCTATCGGGATCCCAAGACCGGCGCGGACCTTTCCGGCAAGAACAGTTGGGTAGCGGACGTGATTGTGGATCGCACGATCCCGGGCCACGAACACCGCGTGAACTATCGTGACGTGGCCTTGTTCTTCCAGGATGAAGACAACATCATCGGGACGAGCTTCATGCCCTATGTGCAGAACACCGCCGGTCTTACGGCGGTGAACTACCGGGCGGAACCCTACAAGTTCCGGGAGGAAACCGGGTGCACGCTCGGCAAGGTCTTCCAACCCTGTGTCGTCGAGAAGCCGGAAGATCCGGCGACCCCGATCATCGAAGCGCATGCCGGAGATCCTGTGCGCATCCATGTGTTCGGAGCCAGCAACGAGCAGAACGGCATGTTCGGCGTTGAACGGCATGAATGGCCGATCGAGCCGTTCATGCGCGGGGCCGATATGATCAGCGTGGTGGAATTCTCGGGGTCCGAGGCGCTGGATGCCTTTATTCCGAGCGCCGGCGGACCGTTCCGCATGCCGGGCGACTACGTCTGGAGCAACCAGCGCCTGCCCTATTCCCAGTCCGGGCAATGGGGATACCTGCGGGTGCTGTCTCCCGGCGATCAGCGACTCCTGCCGCTCTCGGACGGGCGCCCCACGATCAAACAAGCCGCGACCGAGCCCTCGATCCAGACGACGGCTGTGTCAGGCTCCCGCAACTGA